In Sphaeramia orbicularis chromosome 7, fSphaOr1.1, whole genome shotgun sequence, one genomic interval encodes:
- the pa2g4b gene encoding proliferation-associated protein 2G4b yields MSGDDETQEQTIADDLVVTKYKMGAEIANQALKNVVAAATAGVAVLSLCEKGDAFIMAETGKIFKKEKEMKKGIAFPTCVSVNNCVCHHSPLKSDPDIILKDGDVVKIDLGVHVDGFISNVAHTFVIGVTKENPLTGRKADVLKAAHLCAEAALRLVKPGNQNTQVTEAWNKIAKSFKCSPIEGMLSHQLKQHVIDGEKTIIQNPTDQQKKDHEKAEFEVHEVYAVDVLISTGEGKAKDAGQRTTVYKRDPNKVYGLKMKTSRTFFSEMERRFDTMPFTLRAFEDEGKARLGVLECAKHELLQPFSVLHEREGEFVAQFKFTVLLMANGPLRITNSLFEPELYKSEHEVEDPDLKALLQSSASRKTQKKKKKKASKTVESATGQPMETEEAE; encoded by the exons ATGTCTGGAGATGACGAGACACAGGAGCAGACCATCGCTGATGACTTGGTGGTCACCAAGTACAAGATGGGGGCCGAGATAGCAAACC AGGCTCTGAAGAATGTAGTTGCGGCAGCTACTGCAGGAGTGGCTGTCCTCAGCCTCTGTGAAAAGGGAGATGCCTTCATCATGGCAGAAACAGGGAAAATTTTCAAGAAGGAAAAAGAGATGAAGAAAG GTATCGCTTTTCCTACTTGTGTGTCAGTTAACAACTGTGTATGCCATCACTCCCCTCTGAAGAGCGACCCTGACATCATATTGAAGGATGGTGACGTTGTAAAAAT TGATCTGGGTGTGCATGTCGACGGCTTCATCTCAAATGTGGCTCACACCTTTGTTATTGGAGTGACCAAG GAAAACCCACTAACGGGGAGGAAAGCTGACGTCCTCAAAGCAGCTCACCTCTGCGCTGAGGCAGCTCTGCGTCTTGTCAAACCAGGAAACCAG AACACACAGGTCACAGAAGCCTGGAACAAGATCGCAAAGTCCTTCAAGTGCTCCCCTATAGAGG GTATGTTATCCCATCAGCTCAAACAACATGTGATTGATGGGGAGAAAACTATTATCCAAAACCCAACGGACCAGCAAAA AAAGGACCATGAGAAGGCTGAGTTTGAAGTGCATGAGGTATACGCAGTGGATGTTCTTATCAGCACCGGAGAAGGGAAG GCAAAGGATGCAGGCCAAAGGACCACCGTTTACAAAAGAGATCCCAACAAGGTCTACGGTTTGAAGATGAAGACGTCCCGGACCTTCTTCAGTGAGATGGAGAGACGCTTTGATACGATGCCTTTCACTCTGAG AGCGTTTGAGGATGAAGGAAAGGCCAGATTGGGTGTGCTGGAGTGTGCCAAACATGAGCTGCTGCAGCCATTCAGTGTACTGCATGAGAGAGAGG GTGAATTCGTTGCCCAGTTCAAATTCACCGTTCTGCTCATGGCAAATGGACCACTAAGAATCACCAACAGCCTCTTTGAGCCAGAGCTGTACAAGTCTGAGCATGAAGTGGAGGACCCTGATCTGAAG gcTTTGCTGCAAAGCTCGGCAAGCCGGaagacacaaaagaaaaagaaaaagaag GCCTCAAAGACTGTGGAGAGTGCAACAGGACAGCCAATGGAGACTGAAGAAGCAGAATAG